One segment of Tenrec ecaudatus isolate mTenEca1 chromosome 1, mTenEca1.hap1, whole genome shotgun sequence DNA contains the following:
- the CERS2 gene encoding ceramide synthase 2 isoform X1, translating to MRHFCEINLSWMLQTLYDYFWWERLWLPVNLTWADLEDRDGRIYAKASDLYITLPMALLFLIVRYLFELYIATPLAALLNIKAKARLRAPPNPTLEHFYLTSGKQPKQVEVELLSRKSGLSGRQVERWFRRRRNQDRPSLLKKFREASWRFTFYLVAFIAGMAVIVDKPWFYDLKKVWEGYPIQSIIPSQYWYYMIELSFYWSLLFSVASDVKRKDFKEQIIHHVATIILISFSWFANYIRAGTLIMAVHDASDYLLESAKMFNYAGWKNTCNNIFIVFAVVFIITRLVILPFWILHCTTVYPLELYPAFFGYYFFNSMMGVLQLLHIFWAYLILRMACKFLTGKVVEDERSDREETESSEGEEATAGGGAKSRLLANGHPLLNNNHHKND from the exons GATGCTCCAGACCTTGTATGACTACTTCTGGTGGGAACGGCTGTGGCTCCCCGTGAACTTAACCTGGGCTGACCTCGAAGACCGGGATGGACGCATCTACGCCAAGGCCTCGGACCTCTACATCACACTGCCCATGGCCTTGCTTTTCCTCATCGTTCGCTATTTATTTGAGCT TTACATAGCTACGCCACTGGCTGCCCTTCTGAACATAAAGGCGAAAGCTCGGCTGCGGGCACCACCCAACCCCACCTTGGAGCACTTCTACCTGACCAGCGGCAAGCAGCCCAAGCAG gtggaggtagagctgTTGTCACGCAAGAGTGGGCTCTCTGGACGTCAGGTGGAGCGATGGTTCCGCCGCCGCCGCAATCAGGATCGGCCCAGTCTCCTCAAGAAGTTCCGAGAAGCCAG CTGGAGATTCACGTTTTATCTGGTTGCGTTCATTGCGGGAATGGCTGTCATTGTGGAT AAACCCTGGTTCTATGACCTGAAGAAAGTTTGGGAGGGGTATCCCATACAG aGCATCATCCCTTCCCAGTACTGGTACTACATGATTGAACTTTCTTTCTACTGGTCCCTGCTCTTCAGCGTCGCCTCGGatgtcaaaagaaag GATTTCAAGGAACAGATCATCCACCACGTGGCCACCATCATCCTCATCAGCTTCTCCTGGTTTGCCAATTACATCCGGGCTGGAACGCTCATCATGGCTGTGCACGACGCTTCTGACTACCTGCTGGAG TCAGCCAAGATGTTTAACTATGCGGGATGGAAAAACACCTGCAACAATATCTTCATCGTCTTCGCTGTAGTCTTCATCATCACTCGACTGGTCATCCTGCCCTTTTG GATCCTGCACTGCACCACGGTGTACCCTCTGGAGCTCTACCCTGCCTTCTTTGGCTATTACTTCTTCAATTCCATGATGGGAGTCCTTCAGCTGCTGCACATCTTCTGGGCCTACCTCATTTTGCGCATGGCCTGCAAGTTCTTAACTGGAAAG GTGGTAGAAGACGAACGCAGTGACCGGGAGGAAACAGAAAGCTCGGAAGGGGAGGAGGCTacagctgggggaggggccaAGAGCCGACTCCTAGCCAATGGCCACCCCCTCCTCAATAACAACCACCATAAGAATGACTGA
- the CERS2 gene encoding ceramide synthase 2 isoform X2: MLQTLYDYFWWERLWLPVNLTWADLEDRDGRIYAKASDLYITLPMALLFLIVRYLFELYIATPLAALLNIKAKARLRAPPNPTLEHFYLTSGKQPKQVEVELLSRKSGLSGRQVERWFRRRRNQDRPSLLKKFREASWRFTFYLVAFIAGMAVIVDKPWFYDLKKVWEGYPIQSIIPSQYWYYMIELSFYWSLLFSVASDVKRKDFKEQIIHHVATIILISFSWFANYIRAGTLIMAVHDASDYLLESAKMFNYAGWKNTCNNIFIVFAVVFIITRLVILPFWILHCTTVYPLELYPAFFGYYFFNSMMGVLQLLHIFWAYLILRMACKFLTGKVVEDERSDREETESSEGEEATAGGGAKSRLLANGHPLLNNNHHKND, from the exons ATGCTCCAGACCTTGTATGACTACTTCTGGTGGGAACGGCTGTGGCTCCCCGTGAACTTAACCTGGGCTGACCTCGAAGACCGGGATGGACGCATCTACGCCAAGGCCTCGGACCTCTACATCACACTGCCCATGGCCTTGCTTTTCCTCATCGTTCGCTATTTATTTGAGCT TTACATAGCTACGCCACTGGCTGCCCTTCTGAACATAAAGGCGAAAGCTCGGCTGCGGGCACCACCCAACCCCACCTTGGAGCACTTCTACCTGACCAGCGGCAAGCAGCCCAAGCAG gtggaggtagagctgTTGTCACGCAAGAGTGGGCTCTCTGGACGTCAGGTGGAGCGATGGTTCCGCCGCCGCCGCAATCAGGATCGGCCCAGTCTCCTCAAGAAGTTCCGAGAAGCCAG CTGGAGATTCACGTTTTATCTGGTTGCGTTCATTGCGGGAATGGCTGTCATTGTGGAT AAACCCTGGTTCTATGACCTGAAGAAAGTTTGGGAGGGGTATCCCATACAG aGCATCATCCCTTCCCAGTACTGGTACTACATGATTGAACTTTCTTTCTACTGGTCCCTGCTCTTCAGCGTCGCCTCGGatgtcaaaagaaag GATTTCAAGGAACAGATCATCCACCACGTGGCCACCATCATCCTCATCAGCTTCTCCTGGTTTGCCAATTACATCCGGGCTGGAACGCTCATCATGGCTGTGCACGACGCTTCTGACTACCTGCTGGAG TCAGCCAAGATGTTTAACTATGCGGGATGGAAAAACACCTGCAACAATATCTTCATCGTCTTCGCTGTAGTCTTCATCATCACTCGACTGGTCATCCTGCCCTTTTG GATCCTGCACTGCACCACGGTGTACCCTCTGGAGCTCTACCCTGCCTTCTTTGGCTATTACTTCTTCAATTCCATGATGGGAGTCCTTCAGCTGCTGCACATCTTCTGGGCCTACCTCATTTTGCGCATGGCCTGCAAGTTCTTAACTGGAAAG GTGGTAGAAGACGAACGCAGTGACCGGGAGGAAACAGAAAGCTCGGAAGGGGAGGAGGCTacagctgggggaggggccaAGAGCCGACTCCTAGCCAATGGCCACCCCCTCCTCAATAACAACCACCATAAGAATGACTGA